From Pontibacter actiniarum, a single genomic window includes:
- a CDS encoding HD domain-containing protein, producing the protein MITYQEAKDLLHSMTKGDSLLRHARTVELVMRAYAERLGQSGEQWGITGLLHDADYEAYPDQHPNVIVGQLRERGEEEMAHAISAHYTKWGVPYNTLLDKGLLACDELTGFVVACAQVRPTRLQGLEAKSVIKKLGQKSFAASVDREEVKLGAELFGVDLKEHISFIIAVLQQHQQELQLEPQETQV; encoded by the coding sequence ATGATCACATACCAAGAAGCGAAAGACCTACTGCACAGCATGACCAAGGGCGACAGTTTGCTGCGCCACGCCCGCACCGTGGAGCTTGTGATGCGCGCCTATGCCGAGAGGCTGGGGCAGAGCGGGGAGCAGTGGGGCATAACCGGCCTGCTGCACGATGCCGACTATGAAGCCTACCCGGACCAGCACCCGAACGTGATTGTGGGCCAACTGCGCGAGCGGGGGGAGGAGGAGATGGCACATGCCATTTCTGCCCATTACACCAAATGGGGCGTGCCCTACAACACCCTGCTGGACAAGGGCCTGCTGGCCTGCGATGAGCTCACCGGTTTTGTAGTGGCCTGCGCCCAGGTAAGGCCGACAAGGCTGCAGGGGCTGGAGGCAAAGTCCGTTATCAAGAAACTGGGCCAAAAGAGCTTTGCCGCTTCCGTAGACCGGGAGGAGGTAAAGCTAGGGGCCGAGCTGTTCGGCGTAGACCTGAAGGAGCACATCAGCTTTATTATAGCGGTACTGCAGCAGCACCAGCAGGAGTTGCAACTGGAGCCGCAGGAAACACAGGTGTAA
- a CDS encoding nucleoid-associated protein, with translation MKDRTQVRLKRLAVHRVGNKSKEEGVVASQELVDLRDEQLYDLLVNYFLSPFKQEEFFRFTHTSDIALNEMFAYSALIFKEPHNFHEYSVHILNHLYEQSDHPKVKSGELYVVHFEGCLMEEEFVEAIGIFKSENKDTFLTFQDEAEDLNVNYHFGVNLKSVDKGCMIFNTEAEDGFRVKLVDANSQDAVFWKEHFLNVTELQDTNYSTKTVLNLCKDFSEEVYARTDSKKAQVDFISRSVDYFSKSETFDLEEFTSSVIDEPETKERFMNYSQAFAEERDIEGFTDFAINKNTVRNMKRKFRNFIKLDTQIEIKFSGYNPEQSEQYVERGFDKERNMHFYKVYFYNES, from the coding sequence ATGAAGGATAGAACACAGGTGCGCCTGAAGAGGCTGGCCGTGCACCGGGTCGGAAATAAATCGAAGGAGGAGGGCGTAGTGGCCTCACAGGAGCTGGTGGACCTGCGCGATGAGCAGCTGTATGACCTGTTGGTAAACTACTTCCTGTCGCCGTTTAAGCAGGAGGAGTTTTTCCGCTTCACCCACACCTCTGACATCGCCCTGAACGAGATGTTCGCCTATTCGGCCCTTATCTTTAAGGAGCCCCATAACTTCCACGAGTACTCCGTGCACATCCTCAACCACCTCTATGAACAGTCAGACCACCCGAAGGTAAAGAGCGGGGAGCTGTATGTGGTGCATTTTGAGGGTTGCCTGATGGAGGAGGAGTTCGTGGAGGCGATCGGCATCTTTAAATCAGAGAACAAGGATACCTTTCTGACCTTCCAGGATGAGGCCGAGGACCTGAACGTGAACTACCACTTTGGGGTGAACCTGAAGAGCGTGGACAAAGGCTGCATGATCTTCAACACCGAGGCCGAGGACGGGTTCAGGGTAAAGCTGGTGGACGCCAACAGCCAGGACGCTGTTTTCTGGAAGGAGCACTTCCTGAACGTTACCGAGCTGCAGGACACTAACTACAGCACCAAAACCGTTCTGAACCTGTGCAAGGATTTTTCGGAGGAAGTATACGCCCGCACCGATAGCAAAAAGGCGCAGGTCGATTTTATCAGCCGCTCCGTAGACTACTTCTCGAAGAGCGAGACCTTTGACCTGGAGGAGTTTACCAGCAGCGTGATCGACGAGCCGGAAACGAAGGAGCGCTTTATGAACTACAGCCAGGCCTTTGCCGAAGAGCGCGACATTGAGGGCTTCACGGATTTTGCCATCAACAAGAACACGGTGCGCAACATGAAGCGCAAGTTCCGCAATTTCATTAAGCTGGACACCCAGATTGAAATCAAGTTCAGCGGCTACAACCCGGAGCAAAGCGAGCAGTACGTGGAGCGGGGCTTCGACAAGGAGCGCAACATGCACTTCTACAAAGTTTACTTCTACAACGAGAGCTAG
- a CDS encoding alpha/beta fold hydrolase: MKKNLLLLLCLLLLVCKAQAQQVPEKLNATLEGYNYPYEVKYFDAEVEGQTYKMAYMDVAPAGKVQNPQAVMLLHGKNFLGAYWQQTIRFLSENGFRVIVPDQVGFGKSAKPEVYYSFHQLAQNTRELLQQLGVQQVAVVGHSMGGMLATRFALLYPEMTTKLVLENPIGLEDYRLFVPYKTLDALYQSELKRTPQSIRDYHQTYYTSWKPAYDEWVQVPAAQISHPDYPKVAKASALTYAMIYQQPVVYEFDQLQVPTLLVIGQEDRTIVGKGYIKDKQKLQEHGQYPQLGKRTAEAIPNARLVELEGVGHIPHLTATEKFHKALLQFLK, from the coding sequence ATGAAAAAGAACCTTTTACTGCTGTTGTGCCTCCTGCTGCTAGTCTGCAAGGCGCAGGCGCAGCAGGTACCGGAGAAGCTGAACGCCACGCTGGAGGGCTACAATTACCCTTACGAAGTGAAGTACTTTGATGCGGAGGTGGAGGGGCAAACCTACAAAATGGCCTACATGGATGTGGCGCCAGCCGGCAAAGTGCAGAACCCACAGGCGGTCATGCTCCTGCACGGCAAGAACTTCCTGGGGGCTTACTGGCAGCAAACCATCAGGTTTCTGTCCGAAAACGGCTTTCGGGTAATTGTGCCGGACCAGGTAGGCTTTGGCAAGTCGGCGAAGCCGGAGGTATACTACAGCTTTCACCAGCTGGCGCAGAACACGCGGGAGCTGCTGCAGCAGTTGGGCGTGCAGCAGGTAGCGGTGGTGGGCCACTCAATGGGCGGTATGCTGGCTACGCGCTTCGCGCTGCTCTACCCGGAGATGACTACAAAACTGGTGCTGGAAAACCCTATCGGGCTGGAGGACTACCGCCTTTTTGTACCTTACAAAACGCTGGATGCGCTGTACCAGTCAGAGCTGAAGCGCACGCCGCAGTCTATCCGCGATTATCACCAGACCTACTACACCTCCTGGAAGCCTGCCTATGATGAATGGGTGCAGGTGCCGGCGGCGCAGATCAGCCACCCGGACTACCCGAAAGTGGCCAAAGCATCTGCCCTGACCTACGCCATGATCTATCAGCAGCCGGTGGTGTACGAGTTTGACCAGCTACAGGTGCCCACGCTGCTGGTGATAGGGCAGGAGGACAGGACCATCGTCGGGAAAGGCTATATAAAGGACAAGCAGAAGCTGCAGGAGCACGGGCAGTACCCGCAACTAGGAAAGCGTACAGCCGAGGCCATACCAAACGCCAGGCTTGTTGAGCTGGAGGGTGTGGGGCATATACCGCACCTGACGGCTACTGAAAAGTTTCACAAGGCCCTGCTGCAGTTCCTGAAGTAG
- a CDS encoding porin family protein, whose amino-acid sequence MQKIFILIAAAIGLATASVNAQQRPVRSGNQTSYSSSTPGQVRFGIKAGVNLADWDGETMKSVQDLVDMTNGSVSQEMRTGFHVGGYVNIPVAPGFEIEPGLLYSQKGTVLKGKVPIEAVDFLNTNVTITNKAEYIDLPVLAKVYVGEGFHIFAGPQVSYLVSNKVSAEAGALGFKALNQEWDMKNGFRDIDFAVTGGLGYKFANGFNVSAGYDYGVSPIDDNGSFDTYNRVVKASVGFTF is encoded by the coding sequence ATGCAAAAGATATTCATACTTATAGCTGCGGCCATCGGTTTGGCAACAGCCTCTGTAAATGCCCAGCAGCGCCCTGTGCGCTCCGGAAACCAAACCAGCTACAGCAGCAGCACACCCGGCCAGGTGCGGTTTGGCATCAAGGCCGGTGTAAACCTGGCTGACTGGGACGGCGAAACCATGAAAAGCGTACAGGACCTGGTCGATATGACAAACGGCTCGGTGAGCCAGGAGATGCGCACCGGCTTCCATGTGGGCGGGTATGTAAACATCCCCGTGGCGCCGGGCTTTGAGATCGAGCCAGGGCTGCTCTACTCCCAGAAAGGCACCGTGCTGAAGGGAAAAGTGCCGATTGAGGCGGTGGACTTTCTGAACACCAACGTAACCATCACAAACAAGGCAGAATACATAGACCTGCCCGTGCTGGCTAAAGTATACGTAGGCGAGGGCTTCCATATTTTTGCAGGTCCGCAGGTGTCGTACCTGGTGTCTAACAAGGTGTCGGCTGAGGCGGGGGCCCTGGGCTTTAAAGCCCTGAACCAGGAGTGGGACATGAAAAACGGCTTCCGCGATATTGATTTCGCCGTGACAGGCGGCCTGGGGTACAAGTTTGCCAACGGCTTTAACGTCAGCGCCGGCTACGACTACGGCGTTAGCCCTATAGACGATAACGGCAGCTTCGATACTTACAACAGGGTTGTGAAAGCCTCTGTAGGCTTCACGTTCTAA
- a CDS encoding potassium channel family protein, with protein MGERNLRKGAEKRLLQRERYELLNTLQDALELPMVVLGLIWLVLLVVELIWSLNPVLQLVSNVIWGVFILDFIIKFILAPHKLPFLRHNVLTTISLAVPALRLFRITRAFRLVSSVRAARGLRLVKVIGSINRGMRSLGQAMKRRAFGYVLALTLVVTTAGAAGMYALESEYGIKSYGDALWWTVMLLTSIGSDYFPVTPEGRILCLLLAMYGFAVFGYFTATLATFFIDRDAASEEAEVAGAKQVRSLEKEIKLLRSELQAVLQQKASPEAPPKGKPPEV; from the coding sequence ATGGGGGAACGAAATCTGCGTAAGGGGGCTGAAAAGCGGCTACTGCAGCGGGAGCGCTACGAACTGCTGAACACGCTGCAGGATGCCCTGGAGCTGCCGATGGTGGTGCTGGGGTTAATCTGGCTTGTGCTGCTGGTAGTAGAGCTTATCTGGTCGCTGAACCCGGTGCTGCAGCTTGTGAGCAACGTTATCTGGGGGGTGTTTATACTTGACTTCATCATCAAGTTTATACTTGCCCCGCACAAGCTGCCATTCCTGCGCCACAACGTGCTGACGACAATTTCGCTGGCGGTGCCGGCCCTGCGCCTGTTTCGCATCACCCGTGCCTTTCGGCTGGTAAGCTCTGTGCGGGCCGCACGGGGGCTGCGGCTGGTAAAGGTGATCGGCTCCATAAACCGCGGCATGCGCAGCCTGGGGCAGGCCATGAAGCGGCGCGCCTTCGGCTATGTGCTGGCCCTGACGCTGGTGGTGACCACAGCCGGGGCCGCCGGCATGTACGCCCTCGAGAGCGAGTATGGCATTAAAAGCTACGGCGATGCCCTGTGGTGGACGGTGATGCTTCTCACCTCTATTGGCAGTGACTATTTTCCGGTGACGCCGGAGGGACGGATCTTGTGCCTGCTGCTGGCCATGTATGGTTTTGCCGTGTTCGGGTACTTTACGGCCACTCTTGCCACCTTCTTTATCGACCGCGATGCGGCCAGTGAAGAGGCGGAGGTGGCAGGCGCCAAGCAGGTGCGGTCGCTGGAGAAGGAAATAAAGCTGCTGCGCTCGGAGCTGCAGGCAGTGCTGCAGCAAAAGGCCTCTCCGGAAGCCCCGCCCAAAGGTAAACCCCCCGAAGTATAG
- a CDS encoding DUF547 domain-containing protein, with the protein MKHTMLYLLALVAGLAVLLSGPEATAAQADFYTSYTDLLQRHVRQGQVNYKSLSQDRAALQRLVAQVKSYGLKGASASEKKAFYLNAYNLLVLQQVLEQYPLKSVMDVKGFFDQKKHTVAGQPMTLNELEKQKLLQPYQDARIHFALVCAAKSCPPLRNEAFTPQQVEQQLQEQAEQALRSNSFIKVQPSKKQVLVSEIFNWYKSDFLREAPSIAAYINRFRAKPLPAGYSLGYYTYDWQLNDTP; encoded by the coding sequence ATGAAACACACGATGCTGTACCTGCTCGCTTTGGTTGCGGGCCTTGCTGTTTTACTTTCGGGCCCGGAGGCGACCGCCGCACAGGCCGATTTCTATACTTCTTACACCGATCTGCTGCAGCGCCACGTGCGGCAGGGGCAGGTAAACTACAAGAGCCTGAGCCAAGACAGGGCAGCGCTGCAGCGGCTGGTTGCGCAGGTAAAGAGCTACGGGCTAAAGGGGGCATCGGCCTCCGAAAAGAAAGCCTTTTACCTGAACGCCTATAACCTGCTGGTGTTGCAGCAGGTGCTGGAGCAGTACCCGCTCAAGTCGGTGATGGACGTCAAGGGCTTTTTTGACCAGAAGAAGCATACGGTTGCAGGCCAGCCCATGACGCTGAACGAGTTGGAGAAGCAGAAGCTGCTACAGCCTTACCAGGACGCCCGCATTCACTTTGCCCTCGTGTGCGCCGCCAAATCCTGTCCGCCGCTGCGCAACGAGGCGTTTACCCCGCAGCAGGTGGAGCAGCAGCTGCAGGAGCAGGCCGAGCAGGCCCTGCGGAGCAACAGCTTCATTAAGGTGCAGCCCTCGAAAAAGCAGGTGCTGGTGTCGGAGATCTTTAACTGGTACAAAAGCGATTTCCTGCGGGAGGCGCCAAGTATAGCTGCCTACATCAACCGCTTTCGCGCAAAGCCGCTGCCGGCAGGCTACAGCCTCGGTTACTACACCTATGACTGGCAACTGAACGATACGCCGTAG
- a CDS encoding response regulator codes for MSTLNKVMLIDDDQINNFVCETIIKSENFAKQVISFEWAEDALNYLKEARSAAPQDFPELIFLDINMPGMDGWQFIEEYRKLPESLTQRCCLFMLSSAVDRKDIITAKNMLEVKDFFSKPLSSEILNIIREDYMR; via the coding sequence ATGAGCACCCTAAATAAAGTAATGCTGATTGATGACGACCAGATAAACAACTTTGTCTGCGAAACCATCATCAAGAGTGAGAACTTCGCGAAGCAGGTCATCAGCTTTGAGTGGGCGGAAGATGCCCTGAATTACCTGAAAGAGGCAAGGAGCGCTGCTCCACAGGACTTTCCGGAGCTTATATTCCTGGATATTAACATGCCCGGCATGGACGGGTGGCAGTTTATTGAGGAGTACCGGAAGCTACCGGAATCCCTGACCCAGCGCTGCTGCCTGTTTATGCTGTCTTCTGCGGTTGATAGAAAGGACATTATCACGGCGAAGAACATGCTCGAGGTAAAAGACTTTTTCTCAAAGCCCCTGTCCAGCGAAATACTGAACATCATTCGGGAAGATTACATGAGGTGA
- a CDS encoding rhomboid family intramembrane serine protease — MPFFTPRDHTYTLEEGGPHFGYSFLPGLLFVALMWLISLLSYLTDANLAFLGVMPRQFLGLIGVFFGPLIHGDLLHLLSNTFPVALLSGFILYLHRKVAVRVMVLVYLLSGLLTWLIGRQAYHIGASGVVYGLAGFLLFNGFLRQNRGAMAVSLAVLFLYSGLFYGLFPNEERVSWEGHVAGLVAGLVAAIVYGEGNPKPLHRPLEPGVVQRHVSSTIGPNYQHLYISYSVQPHSPTASYSYTYDPAVTFATKPTKHRSIASKEKK; from the coding sequence ATGCCCTTTTTTACTCCCAGAGACCACACGTACACCTTAGAGGAAGGTGGTCCGCACTTCGGCTACAGCTTTTTGCCGGGCCTGCTGTTTGTGGCGCTCATGTGGCTTATCAGCCTGCTCAGCTACCTGACCGATGCCAACTTGGCTTTTCTGGGGGTGATGCCACGCCAGTTTCTAGGGCTGATCGGTGTTTTTTTCGGGCCGCTGATCCATGGCGATCTGCTGCACCTGCTCTCCAACACGTTTCCGGTAGCGCTGCTTTCCGGGTTTATCCTGTACCTGCACCGCAAGGTGGCGGTACGGGTGATGGTGCTGGTGTACCTGCTTAGCGGGCTGCTGACGTGGCTTATCGGGCGGCAGGCGTACCACATTGGCGCAAGCGGCGTGGTGTACGGCCTGGCGGGTTTTCTGCTGTTCAACGGTTTTCTGCGGCAGAACCGTGGCGCTATGGCGGTATCGCTGGCGGTGCTGTTCCTCTACAGCGGCCTGTTCTACGGGCTCTTCCCGAACGAGGAGCGGGTGTCGTGGGAGGGGCATGTGGCGGGCCTGGTGGCGGGGCTGGTGGCGGCCATTGTCTACGGCGAGGGCAACCCAAAGCCGCTGCACCGGCCTCTGGAGCCGGGCGTGGTACAGCGCCATGTAAGCAGCACGATCGGCCCGAATTACCAGCACCTGTATATCAGCTACAGCGTGCAGCCCCACAGCCCCACAGCCAGTTATTCCTATACCTATGATCCCGCCGTGACTTTCGCGACAAAGCCAACAAAGCACCGTTCTATTGCGTCTAAAGAGAAGAAATAG
- a CDS encoding TVP38/TMEM64 family protein, whose product MSEKQKDTKEHHRRVKEGQKHMDPEKLDRSRHHAGQPDGEKKGDEQGETKESKVPLIITGLLIAAIVASYFVFPGFQQEVNNGWDVLTSGDEKRISEWVSQFGFWGPFFIVLAMVAQMFLLVINVVALMLVAIIAYGSFWGSLIAIGAVVVASSIGYWIGHGVGEAGVRKLIGEKSERKITDFVNNYGVWAVIIARISPFLSNDAVSFVAGLAKMGYFKFIAATLAGIVPLTILLAWLGENNQRLKTGLIWVSAVSLAAFIGYIVYDKYIKKK is encoded by the coding sequence ATGAGCGAGAAGCAAAAAGATACAAAAGAGCACCATCGCCGGGTAAAAGAGGGGCAAAAGCACATGGACCCCGAAAAGCTTGACCGCAGCCGGCATCACGCGGGGCAGCCGGATGGTGAAAAAAAGGGCGACGAACAGGGAGAAACGAAGGAGAGCAAGGTTCCGCTGATCATTACGGGCCTGCTTATTGCCGCCATTGTAGCGTCATACTTTGTCTTCCCCGGCTTTCAGCAGGAGGTAAACAATGGCTGGGATGTGCTGACGAGCGGTGATGAGAAGCGCATCTCGGAATGGGTGAGCCAGTTTGGGTTCTGGGGGCCGTTCTTCATTGTGCTGGCCATGGTGGCGCAGATGTTCCTGCTCGTGATCAACGTGGTGGCCCTGATGCTGGTGGCTATTATTGCCTACGGTTCTTTCTGGGGCTCTCTGATTGCGATCGGAGCCGTGGTGGTGGCTTCCTCTATCGGCTACTGGATCGGGCACGGCGTTGGGGAGGCCGGCGTCAGAAAGCTGATCGGGGAGAAGTCGGAGCGGAAGATTACCGACTTCGTGAACAACTACGGCGTCTGGGCGGTGATCATTGCGCGGATTTCGCCCTTCCTGTCCAATGACGCGGTAAGCTTTGTGGCCGGTCTGGCCAAGATGGGCTACTTTAAGTTTATTGCCGCCACCCTGGCAGGCATCGTGCCCCTCACCATTCTGCTGGCCTGGCTCGGCGAGAATAACCAGCGCCTGAAGACCGGGCTCATCTGGGTGTCCGCGGTGAGTTTGGCCGCCTTTATCGGCTACATCGTGTATGATAAGTACATCAAGAAGAAATAA
- a CDS encoding sterol desaturase family protein — translation MEKELFTFEDLEKLDDLTIMHYAIPVIVLSVVGEWLYGVYRKRSSYHRTEFFSALTIGAVNTVLSGVLKVWMLSLALVIYNAVPWAIPRGWWTFVICFVAIDFCRYWAHRVAHEQRFWWATHVTHHSSERMNFSVSFRTGWTQHIKFVFFLPVPLLGIDPFTFFICHQVAVLYQFFVHTELVRKLPKPVEYIFVTPSHHRVHHGSNPGYIDKNYGSTFIIWDRMFGTFEPEREQVKYGLTKPVTSFNPVYLVFHEWVDIWQDIRHAASLKEAFLILFKPPGAVVTAHQRQKLQQEQPAQVQQENPVQEAGLYTANTAGAT, via the coding sequence ATGGAAAAAGAATTATTTACGTTTGAGGACTTAGAGAAGCTGGATGACCTGACCATCATGCACTACGCCATCCCGGTGATTGTGCTTTCGGTGGTGGGGGAGTGGCTTTACGGCGTTTACAGGAAGAGAAGCTCCTATCACAGAACAGAGTTCTTCTCGGCCCTGACGATCGGGGCTGTGAACACTGTGCTGAGCGGCGTGCTGAAAGTATGGATGCTGAGCCTCGCCCTGGTTATTTACAACGCAGTGCCCTGGGCGATACCAAGAGGGTGGTGGACCTTCGTGATCTGTTTTGTGGCCATTGACTTCTGCCGCTACTGGGCGCACCGGGTGGCGCATGAGCAGCGCTTCTGGTGGGCAACGCACGTTACGCACCACTCGTCGGAGCGCATGAACTTCTCCGTCTCCTTCCGTACCGGCTGGACGCAGCACATCAAGTTTGTGTTCTTCCTGCCCGTGCCGTTGCTTGGCATCGACCCCTTTACTTTTTTTATCTGCCACCAGGTGGCGGTGCTGTACCAGTTCTTTGTGCATACAGAGCTGGTGCGGAAGCTGCCAAAGCCGGTGGAGTACATCTTTGTTACGCCCTCGCACCACCGCGTGCACCATGGCTCCAACCCTGGCTACATCGACAAAAACTACGGCTCCACGTTCATCATCTGGGACAGGATGTTTGGCACTTTCGAGCCGGAGCGGGAGCAGGTAAAGTATGGCCTCACCAAGCCGGTTACCTCCTTTAACCCGGTGTACCTCGTTTTCCATGAGTGGGTGGATATCTGGCAGGACATCAGGCACGCGGCGTCTTTGAAAGAGGCCTTTCTGATCCTGTTTAAGCCTCCCGGTGCCGTGGTAACGGCCCACCAGCGGCAGAAGCTGCAACAGGAGCAGCCGGCACAGGTGCAGCAGGAAAACCCCGTGCAGGAGGCGGGGCTGTACACGGCCAACACTGCCGGTGCCACCTAG